The Chitinophaga niabensis genomic interval TGCGCTTTAATGTGCTGGCCACATTGACTGACTTCAAAGAAACGATCACCCATTATGCCGGCTCTAAATTGCTGGCCAATAACTACGAAGGTAAAACGATCGGCGAAATATGGGGTTATCAGACAGACCGCCTTTTCCAGGAAAGCGACTTCACCAAACAAAATGGTGTATGGGTGCCCAAGCAGGGTATCGCAGATCAGACCGTTCTTGGAGGAACCCAACCCTGGTTCTATTTCCAGCCGGGTGATGTAAAGTATGTAGACCGTAACGGAGACGGAAAAGTAACGCCCGGGGCTTCTTCATTGGATGATTTTGGAGATATGATGGTGATCGGTAACTCAACACCACGCTATCAGTATGGCATCCGCCTGGGTGCCGACTGGAAAGGGATTGATTTCAGCGTATTTATACAGGGAGTAGGGAAAAGAGAGTTATGGCCTTCCGGACCTTTATTCATTCCAGGTTTTGGAACGGATTCCTGGTATGATCATCATCTGGACTATTGGACGCCAACCAACACAGGTGCCTATTATCCACAACCTACTTTTACAGCAGGGTCTAATGTTACGCGCAACTTCCAGCGCCAGAGCCGTTATTTGCTAGACATGTCTTATACCCGTTTGAAAAACATTTCACTGGGTTATACGCTTCCTGTAAATCTTAGTAACAGAGCCCATATCAAACAGGCTCGTATTTATGTAAGTGGAGAAAACCTGTTCACATGGGATAATTTACAGATCCCGCTGGACCCGGAAATTGATTATACGCCGGAACAAACAGATCCTACCGCGTTTGGGCGTACCTATCCTTTCCGCAAGGAAATTTCATTTGGCCTTCAACTTACTTTCTAAAACACAAATCTGGATCTTATGAAATCGAAAATATATATCCTGGTATTGTTGGCATGGCTCGGCACAGGTTGCAGTAAGGAATTCCTTAACCGTCCACCACTTGACCTGGAGAGCGACGACATCTTCTGGACGAATGAAAAGAACCTGCGAACATACGCGTATGGCTTTTATACAACGTATTTTGTTGGTTATGGTACCGGTTTTGCTTTTGGTGATTATTTCTATCAGGGGCAATCATTAAATGATGACTTCGCGCCAACCAGCCCTCCACAATTCAACAAGATCATACCTGCGAGCGGCGGGGGCTGGGCTTTTACAAATGTGCGCAAAGCCAACATTATGCTGGAACGTGTGAAGGGCATGGCAAACCTGGATCCAGTTGCCCAGAAACATTGGATAGGGATCGCCCGTTTCTTCCGCGGCATGGCATACTATCGGTTGGTGAAAGCTTTCGGAGATGTTCCATGGTATAGTAGTGCTATTACAGATATTACTGATGATGACATATTATACAAACCCCGTGATCCACGTACACTGGTAATGGATAGCGTATTGCTCGACTTTAAATATGCTTCCGAAAATGTACGTGCGGCAGATGGAGAGAAAGGATTGAACGTTACCAAATGGATAGTGGAAGCATATATGTCCAGGGTATTCCTGTTTGAAGGTACCTGGCAAAAGTATCATCTTAATAATGCTGCAAAAGCGCAGGAATACCTATTGGCAGCAAAAGCGGCTGCAGATGATGTGATCACTAACGGAGGTTATTCTTTCAACCAAACGTACAGGGAATCTTTCAATAACCTGGACCTTTCCAAGAACACAGAGATCATCATGTATCGCCGTTATGCAACTGGTTTGCTGACGCATTCGCTAAACAGTTATGTAAATGGTGAAGGCCAGACCGGACCTAACAAAAACCTGATGGAAGCTTATCTGTGTACTGATGGAAGACCTATAGGTACTTCTGCTGTTTACCAGGGAGATAAAACCAATGAGAAAGTAAGAACTAACAGGGACCCACGTTTGCTGGATACCTTTAATCCGGAATTACGTCCTCCGGGTTCCAACAACCGGTATAATAAACTGGGCACATCTACTTCAGGATACTGCACCTGGAAATTCCTGAACGATGCTATCCGCGATCTGCCGGAAGGTTCTTCCAGCGTAAACCCCACACATGCTCCTGTGATCCGTTTGGGAGAAGTGCTGATCAACTATGCGGAAGCAGCTGCAGAAACAGGAGCTATCACACAGGCAGACCTGGATAAATCTATCAATAAACTCCGCTTACGCCCTTCCGGCACAGCTGCCAAACTGCCTAAGCTGGAAGTATCCGGCGGCCAGCCTGCCATTGCCGGTGTGGTATATACTGATCCTAAAAGAGATCCTGCCGTATCCGAAATGCTTTGGGAGATCCGCAGGGAACGCCGGGTGGAATTAACTATGGAAGGAATGCGCCTGGATGATCTGAGAAGATGGAAGAAACTGGCTTATGTAGACAACAGGGCCAACCCCGATCTTAACAGGGGCTGCTGGATCAACCGTGCCGAATGGGCCAAAGTACCTACAGGCAGCTGGCTGTCTAACGTTACACTGGAAGGCGGCGGACAGGAAGGTTATATTATCCCTGCTCCTAATCCGCTTACAGACCGCCTGTTTATAGAAGGAGATAAACTTTATACTAAATGGTACCTGGACCCGCTTCCACTGGACCAGATAAAATTGTATAAAGATAAAGGGGTAGATCTGCTCCAAAATCCGGACTGGGTGCAGTAACTTCCCGTAAAAATATTACGTATGCTGACAGTGTTGACCAACGGTATTTTTTTTACCGGAAAAGAGATCATAAAAGACAAAGCACTATTACTCGAGGATGGAACAATAAAAGGTTGGATCGATCCCGTCAGCATATCAACGGAAGCCCGCGTCATCAACCATGAAGGCCACTACATTGTACCAGGCCTGCTAGATCTGCAGATATACGGAGGAGGAGGTCATCTGTTTTCAGATGATCCCTCCTTTGCTGCTTTAACGGCTATGGCCACCGGTTTAATAAGGACGGGCACCACCGGTTTCCTCATTACCCTGGCGACTAACAGTATAACATTATTTGAAAGAGCGATAGATGTGGTGCGGGATAATCCACATCCCGCTGTCTTAGGACTCCACCTGGAAGGCCCTTACATCAATCCTGCAAAGAAAGGCGCGCATATTGAACAATACATCAAAAGGCCGGAACGTAAAGAAGTAGAAGCTTTATTGAAAAGAGCCCAGGGTGTTATAAAGATGATCACACTGGCACCGGAAATGTGTGATCCGGAGATCATCCGGTTATTATTGGATAAGGGAGTGATCATCTCCGCAGGGCACAGTAATGCCACTTATCAAGAAGGAACGGCGGGTTATATGAACGGTATCCAAAGCACTACACATCTTTTTAATGCCATGAGCCCTTTTCATCATAGGGACACAGGTTTGCCGGGTGCAGCTTACCAGGCGGATACAGCTTATGCCAGTATTATTCCGGATGGCATCCATGTTTCTTTTCCTGCTCTATCCATTAGTAAAAAGGTGATGGGGGATCGTTTGTTCCTCATCACAGATGCTGTGGAAGCCAGTACTGGCGCATATCCTCACGTACGCCAGAAGGACCGGTTCACTTTGCCGGATGGTACTTTATCCGGTTCTGCTATTACCCTCTTACAAGGTATTCATAACTGTGTGCAGTATGCAGGTATCCCGTTAGATGAAGCAGTACGGATGGCATCTACCTACCCGGCCCGGCTTTTTGGTACGCCACAGCGGGGAGAGATCACCATCGGGCAAAAAGCGGACCTTACGATATTCAATGAAGCGTTTGAACCACAACACGTTTATATTAACGGTGTGGTCTACGCATAAATTGATAACGGAGATGTATCTGAAAAGATGTCTGATCAGGTAGTTTGGGATGCGGCCTTCTATAAGCTGAATCCAATCTTTGCCTGTTCAACTGCATATAATAAATGGCGCCTATTTGCAGGCGGCGGTTTATCGTATAATCCAATCCTAATTGCAACCGAACATTTCCTGTACCGGTTATTTGTTTTTTATTAAACGGAACGTATTGAAGGTCGACAGGGTTGACAATGTTCTGCCTGTTTACTATAAAAGCAGTGTCCTTACCTGATGCGTAAAGCGTATACCTGTATTCAATACCGGTGGCTATTTCCCATCTGGAGAAAACATAGGCTGCCTGCACACCAGCTTTTCCATATGCTATTCCATTTAAAGTAAAATGTGTGAGTACACTGTCCGTTTTGCCCGGCATTC includes:
- a CDS encoding RagB/SusD family nutrient uptake outer membrane protein, whose amino-acid sequence is MKSKIYILVLLAWLGTGCSKEFLNRPPLDLESDDIFWTNEKNLRTYAYGFYTTYFVGYGTGFAFGDYFYQGQSLNDDFAPTSPPQFNKIIPASGGGWAFTNVRKANIMLERVKGMANLDPVAQKHWIGIARFFRGMAYYRLVKAFGDVPWYSSAITDITDDDILYKPRDPRTLVMDSVLLDFKYASENVRAADGEKGLNVTKWIVEAYMSRVFLFEGTWQKYHLNNAAKAQEYLLAAKAAADDVITNGGYSFNQTYRESFNNLDLSKNTEIIMYRRYATGLLTHSLNSYVNGEGQTGPNKNLMEAYLCTDGRPIGTSAVYQGDKTNEKVRTNRDPRLLDTFNPELRPPGSNNRYNKLGTSTSGYCTWKFLNDAIRDLPEGSSSVNPTHAPVIRLGEVLINYAEAAAETGAITQADLDKSINKLRLRPSGTAAKLPKLEVSGGQPAIAGVVYTDPKRDPAVSEMLWEIRRERRVELTMEGMRLDDLRRWKKLAYVDNRANPDLNRGCWINRAEWAKVPTGSWLSNVTLEGGGQEGYIIPAPNPLTDRLFIEGDKLYTKWYLDPLPLDQIKLYKDKGVDLLQNPDWVQ
- the nagA gene encoding N-acetylglucosamine-6-phosphate deacetylase; the encoded protein is MLTVLTNGIFFTGKEIIKDKALLLEDGTIKGWIDPVSISTEARVINHEGHYIVPGLLDLQIYGGGGHLFSDDPSFAALTAMATGLIRTGTTGFLITLATNSITLFERAIDVVRDNPHPAVLGLHLEGPYINPAKKGAHIEQYIKRPERKEVEALLKRAQGVIKMITLAPEMCDPEIIRLLLDKGVIISAGHSNATYQEGTAGYMNGIQSTTHLFNAMSPFHHRDTGLPGAAYQADTAYASIIPDGIHVSFPALSISKKVMGDRLFLITDAVEASTGAYPHVRQKDRFTLPDGTLSGSAITLLQGIHNCVQYAGIPLDEAVRMASTYPARLFGTPQRGEITIGQKADLTIFNEAFEPQHVYINGVVYA